From Quercus lobata isolate SW786 chromosome 11, ValleyOak3.0 Primary Assembly, whole genome shotgun sequence:
aataaaaacttgttaCTTCAACTTAAAATTTAAGATAAATTGCAAAGTATACTCTTGAAGTTTAGGGTTGCTTGAATTTTACACTTTGAAGTTTGAGAAGTTGAATTTTACACTCTGAAGTTTGGTACCGTTAGCAAAATTCCACCTTCTGTTAGTTTTAAGGGTCATCACATAGCCCACGGCCCACAGCCTGACCTAGAAACCCAATGGCCCATCGGGCTAATGGGCGGCCTGACCCATTGTTATTGAGGCCCATGGATAACCCACTAGCCTAATGGGTCAGGCCGTGGGCTAGTTTTTATGCCCATGGGTACCCGATGGGCTAACCCAGTAGCCCAATCCATTGCCCAGCCCATTGGCCTAACCCGTTGGCCCAGCCCAATAACtcataattcataacaaaaatatatatgaagtGTATGAAGGATTGATCCTAAGATAAGAGGAATTTCTTAAGAGAACTTCCTTAACCACTAAGATACTCAAAGTAATTGTGCTAAACttagtttactaaatatatatttttctagtagtctagcaaatttgaattaaccatttgacattttttttattaaagataaaaataaaaaactatttaaagccttaataaaaaaattaaatgggtttccatcaacaaaacaaaaaattaaatagatttgactgtaaaaaaatttgtaattaagtattaaattctttaattctttcctttaaaaaaatagattgattatTCCCTTATAAAAATTGattctttccttataaaaaataataaaataatatgctaaCACAAGCCCATGGGTAGCCCATTAGACCCAACCCGATATCCCACCTCGCTAAAGAccaaatgggcattgcccatgggcAGGGTCATGGGCTGAGgttttctttttcggcctaaccCGATCCAGCCCGTTAACTAGTTAATAGCCCATTATGCCTAACCCATTGTgcccatgggccaagtaaaaatgGGCCGACCCGGCCCATTGACGACCCTACTTAATTTAGACTATTGATTGACATGTTGGTGTGttgatgtgtttatttttttgccagATCAGCCCTAAAACGATATTGTTacacttagggtctgtttggttggaaggatagaaaagtgggaagataaaaaatggtgaaatgatggaaaagtgggaggatagaaaatattttaatttctcttatttttgtttggttgaatgTGGAAAAATTGAGGGTTGGAAAAAgtaagtttgtataaatttacgcATAAActcttgttaaaaaataatgcacaattaaaacaaaaaagtgacaaataaccaaaaaaaaatcaatcaatcacctaaatttattaaaaaataaaaattatgtccataaaaaaaatcacatctaaaaaaaaaaaaaaaaaaaaaaaaaaaaaaaaaaaaaaaaaaaaaaaaaaaaaaaaagaatactgGACAAGCCTacccagttaaaaaaaaaaggaagaagaggagGCAGCCAATgtcaaggagaaaaaaagaaaaaaaaaagtgtgaagaaaagcaaTGTGGGTGAAGCCCATGTGCAATCGCACATGAgcattttcatccaaaaatgATGCCCAATTTCTCTCATTagttttttctccattttggagagaacTTTTTGGTGAGTTAAGGAAGGAAACACATGGATTccatcatttattttccttcctctccatccaaccaaacacactacTTTAGGAATGGTTGAATTGGGGTTACATCAACATGGCTATGATTATGCTTATGTTAAGCTAAGCAGAGCTTTGTCAATTgcaatttgtttcaattttcttctttgtctcttttctttcttttggtttaggtcttttttcattcttcgagttaaaaggaaaataaaaaatggaggaaaattTTCACCTAACTGTCTTCTTTTGCAAATTTCTTTGAGCTTTATGACAACACTAGATAGGTTTTAATTTGGCTTCGTGGGTTTGTTCTGCTATCAGGTTCATGGGGTGCatggggttttgatttgggaATTAGGTTAAGTTGTTGAAATAGTGTTGTACTAGcaccaatttatttatttatttattttttgtttgggtgaAACGACTGTGTGCCagctcttctttttgttttaagtgAAATAGTGTCGTTTTAGGGTtgatttgacaaaaaaaattatatcaacaCACCAACGTGTTACTTAATGGTTTAAACTAACAAACTAATGGAACCAAACTTTAAAGTGTAAAATCCAACTTCTCAAACTTTatagtgtaaaattcaaacgACTTTAAATTTCAGGAGTGTACTTTGCAatttatgctaaaatatatttttaaaaaattttaaaagaagaagcaaaagaagcgtgtattatgattttttttattttttattttataagagaCTGCTCTATTGGATATGCATAAATGGGCTATTTCATGCTATTGGGCCTTCAACTCTAAGCTCTTGCTAATGTAGTCAGCTAAAacccataaaaagaaaaagaaaaggaaaagagaaaaagagaaatttcaattttgttccCAAATCGATCGATGCCCTAACTAAGCCCAATTGTAGAGACTTGCTGTGTCGGTCGTCTACGACAACAATGACCGAAAGTCGAAACACACGATTGCTGTTCTTTGGGTACCATACGCAAGCAATAATATTGTTTTAGGTGAGTTACTACTATTGTTCTTTCAATCTGGGGTTTTTATGTTTGGTTCCTATTATTGTTCTTTCAATCTTTTGCTTCATAtagaaaaactgaaaattacAACATTAGAAATCGTGTTCAACTTTTTTGGAATCCAAAACTTGGGActcatataaaaatattatataattagaaATTTCATACAGAAAAATTAGAACTTTACTATGTTCAATGTTCATACCTTTGAATTCTAATGCATTATATTTATTAGGCTAAATTTGCAAATTTAACTTTTGcccaaaaatcaattttttgatttattcatGACTAATAGGCTTAGATTGCCAAGAACATTGTAGCTTAACTAACACTCCCGAAAAACGTCTAAAGTTCAAATTCCTTGGCCCGAAGTCCTCATCCCCAACTCAGGGGCGACCTTAGAtattttggggcctaaggcaagaattaaaaatgtatgtgtatgtatatgtgtatgtgtgtttatgtatatatatgtgtatgtttatgtatgtgtatgtgtatgtgtatgtttatgtatgtgtacgtgtatgagtgtgtatgtgtatatatatgtttatgtgtatgtatgtgtatgtttatgtttatgtgtatatgcatgtgtgtttatgtttatgtttatgcatgtttatgtatgtgtgtatgtttatgtatgtttatatttataaacataaatataaacatcaacacacatacatacacataaacatacatgaacacaaatacaaacaaatatatacaaaaacaaacataaacacacatacacataaacacgcATAAACaaatgtaaacaaaaacaaacaaaaataaacacacatactcataaacacacacacataaacataaacatacatagacataaacacacatataaACTGAGAAAAATTAAACCCTCATATAGATtggaaaaaattgcaaactaaCACCAATCCTTAAATAATTTCGTTAGTTACTTTGGTGTGCTAAATCGAGCCTTTATGTgtgtttgtatttatatttaagtttatgtgtGTATATGTTTACGTTTATGTGAGTTTATtcgtgtttatgtgtatgtgtgtttatgtttatgtatatgtatttttatgtgtatgtgtatgtatgtttatgtgtatgtatatgtttatgtatgtatgtatgtatgtatgtatgtgtatatgtgcttatgtatgtgtatgtgtttatgcgtgcttatatttatgtatgtgtatgtatgcttatgtatgtgtatgtgtatgtgtttatgcgtgcttatatttatatatatttatgtgtatgtgtatgtgtttatacgtgtttatatttatgtatgtttatatgtatgtgtatgtgtttatgcgtgcttatatatgtgtatgtgtatgtgtatgtgtatgtgtttgtctctttgtctttttcAAATTCAGGTGCAATACCCTGATGCAATTGTAATTAATGGCtgagattaaaagttgaaaaaacaactttcaatttcaaccattaaataaaatatattaaaggagagttaaaaagtaaaaaaaaatgtaaaaaatataaaaaaatacctATGACAGTGCACCTGATCTTAGTCCGTCTTTCTTCTctcaccatttttcttttcttcttttttacacggtgctttgttcttcttccttttatttctctttatacATCGCTTAGGCTGACAGGAGAGGAGCGAGTAAAAGCCACATCAAGAAAGGAAATCGAAGATTGTGCTGTCAAGCCAAAAACTATGAAAATCTCTTCCTCTCGACTCAGACGATTCTCTTAGGTGAAATTGTGGCTCACGAGACTTCACCGGATTATggtatgtgattttttattatttatttatttatttgagattatgaagcaaatagtttttatattttgtttaccCTTTCTATTTTCTGAAAACACTTTTCTGggaaataccattttttttttttttttttttgctttcagtCTATCATTATTGCTTGTGGTATATATTTGATTAATTTGGATCTAAAATTAGTTCAACAAGATAATTcttcttataaaatataataacaaaaccaatatatgtttttttaacgGTAGGTTCACTTTCAGTGttttcattttgtgattttggttgttttgtgggttttgtgctTTGATTTCGGTGTGTGtgatttgatttgtgatttggtggGCTTCTGGGTTTTTGTTGCGATTTGATTTTGGCTGGGTTTCGATAGTGGTGCGTGGTTGGAGGTGATGAGCTTGAAAAGCTCCGGCCATAGAAGTTTAGAAGGAAAGTTTGGTGGTCAGCCATGGAGCATGGTGTGACGTGGGTTGAggtagagagagaatgagagggaAACAGGGGTGGCTCTAGACATTTTGGGACCTAAGACGAGAACTAAAAATGAggcattttttatacttatatattaattaaattaatatttatttaatatttttatattatattcttcatcattattttcattttcttctaaattattttgaaattcattatcaagatttgttgtattgcaaaattgaacatcattttcttttaaattattttggtaaatttcttgctcatttgtgatattttcatctaaattttatgttatattttgtttattactaataacaaatttatccattgatcattttttagactcaattattattattattattatttttttaagtttttcatatccagatgcatattttctagtagacatttataatcaaacaatatatttataaagactaaaataaaaaataactttcaagtatagagcaaatgagaaatagaacctgatttatataaaaaatattgttgtagtttcactgaacaataacaaatttttagCAATCTTAACctgcataaattaaaaaaaaaaaattaagcacaaacatgacaaaaatttaagcacagCAATAACACCGACACAAGACTTATTAATAagatccacccaaaaaaaaaaaaaaaaaatacaaaacaaatactatctataaccaaaaaagaaaaaagaagaagaagaggttgAAGGCCCAAACCTAACGCCCAGTCCAGGCAGCCATAATGATAAACCGATAAGTGataaacaaagttacaaaagCAGCCAGGGACAGGGAGGGCCCAAATAAACAAAGTTATCTTATATAAgttcttaacaaaaaaaatggagtgcccaaatatttataattttatacctgATTGATTCCTGAACCTCAGAACCTGATACGGTGAGGTGagcagttgagacttgagagaggcggagagcagagaaTCAGAGAGAGGCCTTGAGCCTTGAGCTGTTGTCTGTTGAGCGAACACTGGAGActggagactagagagaaaggtaaaatttttagggttttgatttgtgattgttttgtggttaatctcttagaccggatttgtagtttatctttggtcaatgattttgtttagaaccaatgtttaataggatttaccaaaatttttgattttttggttaaaaggatgtgctacattatttttgtaattcatttgaaactaaattttcCTCTACTACCCGGTtggttcttttctaaaattttgagacttgggggccttaggcaattgcctaactcGCCTAAGGGAAGggcccaactattgaattatatattaaaaaaaaggcttaaaattttgttgacaAGTTTATTAATGATAGGCTTACGATCCATTTGGTTGAATTTAGGACACATAGAAAAACtttggtttttattattttatttttttgttttgaaagatTATGGTATTCACTATTGcattttttccccctcaaaaataaattgtggtgaataattttgaatttttttttgggatgggGATCCTATTGTGCAGTTTGGTAGCTGTGAAAATTTGGATGGAGAGTTGaatgtaataataaaaattgtttcttttgaATTAGTTGATGATCTTTGATATGGGTTTTACAAGaattactttaatttttgtttgttcaatttttGCCTACTCATTGGATCCATTAGTTTGGGTATGCCTATAGaatctgaaaatattttgtttttttcctgaACTAGTGAATGATTTTTGAAatgggttttggaaaaattgattaaatttttgttcatttcacGTTTGCCCACCCCATTAGTTTGGAAATGCCTATTCTAAATAGCAACAGTTTTGATGAACCAATGGCCTAATAGGTATATGTTACCATTGAATTCTGTGATTTCCTCTGGTTGGTTTTGGAGTTGACAGAGTAGGATGTATGGGTTTTAGATTCTACACTTCTCTTCTCAAGATATGGTGCTAGTTCACATGGTAGACTCTGCAGCCCAAAGGGTGCTAATATCTTGGAGTCTTGGTTGGATATAGTTTGCTTTGCGGTGTTGTCTTGTTTCAtcggtttttgtttttgcatttcttGTGCCTCTTCTAGGGATGGCAACGCTGCCTATCGTTCTTGTGACTTGCACTCTCTGTGAattcatttgttgttgttgaaatttGTATGTGGTAAGGTTCTTGGAAAACTGATAAGAAGTTTCTTTCTTACTTGATCTGTCCCAACCTTTTCAGTTTAGTGCTACTGCTTCATGTTTATTTGAGGGTGTTTCTGTGGATCAATAAATTGCTCACTCCTATGTGTCATGGAACTTGCTTAATAGGGAAGATGGATCTTGAGACGGAAAACAGAATAGCTGCTATGCTTATGAAAGAAGCAGCAGAATTGCGGCGACAAGCAGAGAGGGAAGGTGTGCATGTCTATCTTCGAGAACGTAAAGAAAGGTTTCGGCCTAATTCACGGTTTCTAACTGCTACTGTTCTTGGCGTGCAACAAGGTTAGTTCTAGAGTTGCCATGTTACATTTTTAATGAGTTGGTGTTtcaatgttttgtaaaaaaaaaaaattgaatgagtTTGAATATTTCATGTAGAAAGCTGAGCATTTGATATGCTTGCTGCTTTGTGATCTAGCTGTCAGATCAAGGTGTTGGAGAAATGAATAGGAAAGTCCTTGCCTGCCTTCATAAATGTTGAGGCACATTATAGTACTAGGTTCTTTATAAGTTTTGCCTTCTTGAATTTCACTAACAGGTTTTTCATTTAGTTTGTATATTGAACATGGGCATGGCAGCATGACCAATATGAAAAAAGGATTAAGAAATGTTGTTAGCAAGGAGTTGAGGAAAGCATTGCAATGATGTATAAACAACTGGTTCAATCACTTTAGTGTTGGTTATCATATGTGGTTGGCAGAACCTGAGGATTTCAATTTACAATTAGTTTGATTTGGATCCATTAAGTCagaaaaacttaattagttgGCAAGGATTACTTTCATATGAAACTTAATGCCTTAGTTTTTACATTGTGGcttttatgtgtgtgtgggtTAGCTTCAGATTGATTTTTTCCCTTCCTCTTTTAACCAGCAAATCGGGCAGTGGAAGTGAATGAGATGTGGCGAGTCCGGCAGAAAGAAATAGAGCTGGACGAAAGGATCAAAGGCAGATTGAGAGATGGGAGCAGCAGTGACAACAGTCTTAGGGATAATAAATTCACAAGCACAAATAAGAGGCCTTCCAAAAGTGCTAACACTGCCAGTGCTTCAGGATCATCAAATGAAAGAGGGTATGAGAATGGCTATtcaaaggaagatgaagagctTGAGAAGTTTCTACACTCAAGGTCTGTGTGCGTGTGCGTGTGCGTGTGCTTGCACTTGACTCACCTAGTTTTAAATTATCATCATCAGAACAAATTCTTatatgtgagaaaaaaattcattagtttgacataaaattttttaaatggcaGGGTAAAACGTGGCAGAGGTGGTGTTGGGCCAAGAATGGATGAAACAGGTCCATACCTTCCACATCGTCCAGACTTTAGGGAAGAGGAGCTTTCAAGAAGCCCTGGCGTAGGGAAAGGCCGTGTCGTCTATGGTCCTGAAAAGCCTTCTTCATTAAAGTCATACGATTCTTCTGAAGAGGAGCTTCATGAGCAAAAGCGAAAGAAGACAAAGAAGGTTCACTCAGGGAGCTCTGACAAGCAGCACTCGAGGAAGCACAGATCCAAAGATAAGTCagaagataagaaaaagaagaggaaggaggagaaaagaaataagCGTCACAAGTAAGGCTATTTTATATTGTGCTGTGTTCTCCCATAAAGGTCACAAGTTAGTGTATGTCAATTTGAATGGAAATCCCTATTTGTACAAAGTTGATTTTTCACAATAGGATTttacaataatataaatttaaggaaagaaaatagattGAACACGTTTGGACTTCAAGCACTATTGTGTCAATGCACTCTCTGAATTATAACTTTCACTCCTTTCTATGTAAAATAACAAACATGAAGAAGCATTTGTGGAACTAATGCTCAACTGCCCTCTGTTCCTAACCCaatgtttggatggagggagatAGGGCAAGAGGTAAGGTGAGAAGAGGAGGGGGAAGATTGCTGCAATGTTTCAAAGTCCCATACCctatgtttggatggagggagaCCCTTACCTCTTCTCTCCTCTCCCCCCATTTAGATAACTTGTATTTTGTGgttatgcctttttttttttttttttttttaataaaaggaaaagggaattcatttaattaaatatagGTTAACAACAGCTCAAGTGGCATTAAGAATACATCAAAAGATAATGTGAAAATGTGGGCGGGGCTCATATACATAAAGCTGTTATACTGTTTATTACTTCCCCATTTTGCCAAAAGATCTGCACACTGGTTTGCTCCATGGTACAATGTTGAGGTATCATCTGCCATTACCTATTCACCAGTGCCATGCAATCCAACATAAGAGAGAACAACCAAGGAGCGATGGTTTGGTTAGAAGTAAGAATGTCAATAACAGATATTGAGTTAAATTCCAAAGTGACATTTTGAAATCACATTTCTCAAGTCATATGTAATCCAAATCTTACAGCTTGTAAATCTGCATATCCTTTTTGGGTCTATGTGAATGATTAGGAAATGCAAGTAAAGAACTATTCTATGGCAAGGTTGAGGATTTGTTTGATTATCAGTGAATCAGTTCCTGCCTGAAAATGAGTGTGTTTCGGGTGAACCAGagattaataattaattaccACTTTAGATTGTGTAGGGCAGTGATGAACTGATGAAGTAAGGTGTTGCTACGGCAGCACCATTTGACATGCTCTCCAAAACTCTGTAACCATACCTTTTGGGTCCAAAATCCAAATGCGTACACCTTAATTTCCGGCCTTGTCAAATGGCTGACCATATATGCGAGGGagttgtggaaaaaaaaagaaaaaaaaaagagcgaCGTGGAAAATAACCaagttttaacaattttgtccattaaaaaaatagtttgtcCATAACGAGTCACAACTCACAATCTCCCAGCATTGAGAATGTATGAAACCAAAGCAAACTGCTGAAATTCATTGccaataagaaaagaaagtacaACAAGCCAAGAGAGAAAGCTCCAGGCAAAGCAGATTACAAACTATCTTCCTGAACAATTTGAAACAGCCAAGGAGGACAAACTCCTCTCCACACCTGAGATAATTCCTTCTGCCTTCCAAACTGAGCCAACTCGTGAGCTGCCTTGTTGTATTCTCTTTTCACATGCTTGATTTTCCAGCTATTAAAAGAAGCAAGCAGACTAAGAATTCCTTGATAAATATGGCCAAGACAGCCACCATTTCCAGCTGCTAAAACACTATTAACCACTAATAGAGCATCAGATTCCAAAATAATTTGGGAAAGCTTTTGCTCCTTGGCAAGAAGGAGACCACATTCCATAGCCAAAGCTTCAACTTCCTCCACCAAATATTGGCCCTGAAGATATTTACAGCAAGTAGCAACAATATTGCCAGCTGAAACCCTTATTACAGCTCCCACACTAGAGTTCTTTTCACCATCCGAAATAGCACCATCAACATTGATCTTGAATATACCTAGAGGAGGCGCTAGCCACTTACCTTCTAACCGAGACAAGCTTTGAGCACAAGCTTTTGAAGCacttttgaattcaaaaatatacttttttgCAAAACTCCAAATATGGTCAAGGATTTGACTTGAGAACTCATACATGATTCTATTTCTATTGTACCAAATTGCCCACGCAGCCCCAAAGAAAATCTCCAAGTCACTGGATGAACTAGATTCCAAAATCTCCATAGCAATATCTACAATATTTCTATTTACATTCAACAACAAAACCGGACAGTCCAGCCAACAACTCCATACCCTCTTAGCCATTTCACATTTCACAAAGACATGACAACTTGTTTCAGGCTCCATACCGCAAGTCGGGCAAACATCACAAATATTAACACCTCTCTTATGCAGATTCACAAAAGTAGGAAGAGCATTCTTACACAATCTCCAAGCAAAAATACGTACCTTGGGAGGAATGTTTAGGTGCCATAGTTTTTTCCATAGAGGACCTCTAGAATCACCAGTAGAACATTCGTCTGCCTCCACAATATCAAGCACTCCAACAACAATATAATACGCACTTCTAACATTAAATTCTCCTTTTCTATTACCCACCCATATTATCTGGTCTTCTGGAAGGCTGTGGCAAAGGGGAATATTTAGAATAGTCCTTGCTTTAAAAGGCAAGAATAGAGATCTCACTACATCACCTTTCCACCTCCTAGTATCTCTATCAATAAGCACTGAGATCCTAGGGTAATCATTAAAAGACTTCGGGGGGGAGATAACTTTGTATGTTGTTGGAGTC
This genomic window contains:
- the LOC115969411 gene encoding protein FAM133 isoform X1, whose product is MCHGTCLIGKMDLETENRIAAMLMKEAAELRRQAEREGVHVYLRERKERFRPNSRFLTATVLGVQQANRAVEVNEMWRVRQKEIELDERIKGRLRDGSSSDNSLRDNKFTSTNKRPSKSANTASASGSSNERGYENGYSKEDEELEKFLHSRSVCVVKRGRGGVGPRMDETGPYLPHRPDFREEELSRSPGVGKGRVVYGPEKPSSLKSYDSSEEELHEQKRKKTKKVHSGSSDKQHSRKHRSKDKSEDKKKKRKEEKRNKRHK
- the LOC115969411 gene encoding protein FAM133 isoform X2 codes for the protein MCHGTCLIGKMDLETENRIAAMLMKEAAELRRQAEREGVHVYLRERKERFRPNSRFLTATVLGVQQANRAVEVNEMWRVRQKEIELDERIKGRLRDGSSSDNSLRDNKFTSTNKRPSKSANTASASGSSNERGYENGYSKEDEELEKFLHSRVKRGRGGVGPRMDETGPYLPHRPDFREEELSRSPGVGKGRVVYGPEKPSSLKSYDSSEEELHEQKRKKTKKVHSGSSDKQHSRKHRSKDKSEDKKKKRKEEKRNKRHK
- the LOC115969411 gene encoding protein FAM133 isoform X4, which encodes MDLETENRIAAMLMKEAAELRRQAEREGVHVYLRERKERFRPNSRFLTATVLGVQQANRAVEVNEMWRVRQKEIELDERIKGRLRDGSSSDNSLRDNKFTSTNKRPSKSANTASASGSSNERGYENGYSKEDEELEKFLHSRVKRGRGGVGPRMDETGPYLPHRPDFREEELSRSPGVGKGRVVYGPEKPSSLKSYDSSEEELHEQKRKKTKKVHSGSSDKQHSRKHRSKDKSEDKKKKRKEEKRNKRHK
- the LOC115969411 gene encoding protein FAM133 isoform X3 produces the protein MDLETENRIAAMLMKEAAELRRQAEREGVHVYLRERKERFRPNSRFLTATVLGVQQANRAVEVNEMWRVRQKEIELDERIKGRLRDGSSSDNSLRDNKFTSTNKRPSKSANTASASGSSNERGYENGYSKEDEELEKFLHSRSVCVVKRGRGGVGPRMDETGPYLPHRPDFREEELSRSPGVGKGRVVYGPEKPSSLKSYDSSEEELHEQKRKKTKKVHSGSSDKQHSRKHRSKDKSEDKKKKRKEEKRNKRHK